From the Salarias fasciatus unplaced genomic scaffold, fSalaFa1.1, whole genome shotgun sequence genome, one window contains:
- the LOC115384503 gene encoding early nodulin-75-like gives MYRNATRTPPERHRNATGTPPEHHRNATGKPPERHRNATGKPPEHHRKATGKPPERHRKPPEHHRKPPERHRKTTGTPPESHRNTTGNHRKPPERHRNTTGKPPENHRNATGNHRNTTGTPPENHRNATGKPPEHHRKPPERHRKTTGTPPETTGTPPERHRNATGTPPERHRNTTGTPPENHRNATRTQPENHRNTTGKPPENHRNATGNHRNATGNHRNTTVNHRNATGKPPENHRNATGKPPEHHRNATGTPPETTGTPPENHRNATGKPPEHHRKATGKPPERHRKPPEHHRKPPERHRKTTGTPPESHRNTTGNHRKPPERHRNTTGKPPENHRNATGNHRNTTGTPPENHRNATGKPPEHHRKPPERHRKTTGTPPEHHRNATGTPPERHRNATGTPPEHHRNATGKPPERHQNATGKPPEHHRKATGKPPERHRKPPERHRKPPEHNRKPPERHRKTTGKPPERHRKATGTPPERHRNTTGNHRNATGKPPERHQKATGTPPESHRKTTGTPPESHRNTTGTPPESHRNTTGTPPESHRNTTGNHRNATGKPPERHQKATGTPPENHRNTTGKPPEHHRNTTGNHRNTTGNHRNTTGTPPETTGTPPENHRNATRKPPEHHRKTTGNHRNTTGNHRNTTGNHRNTTGNHRNATRKPPEHHRNATREVSVERLRDRNHVQFCPAVRDPQLSLSVSSAFSSAP, from the exons ATGTACCGGAACGCCACCAGAACGCCACCGGAACGCCACCGGAACGCCACCGGAACGCCACCGGAACACCACCGGAACGCCACCGGAAAACCACCGGAACGCCACCGGAACGCAACCGGAAAACCACCGGAACACCACCGGAAAGCCACCGGAAAACCACCGGAACGCCACCGGAAACCACCGGAACACCACCGGAAACCACCGGAACGCCACCGGAAAACCACCGGAACGCCACCGGAAAGCCACCGGAACACCACCGGAAACCACCGGAAACCACCGGAACGCCACCGGAACACCACCGGAAAGCCACCGGAAAACCACCGGAACGCCACCGGAAACCACCGGAACACCACCGGAACGCCACCGGAAAACCACCGGAACGCCACCGGAAAGCCACCGGAACACCACCGGAAACCACCGGAACGCCACCGGAAAACCACCGGAACACCACCGGAAACCACCGGAACACCACCGGAACGCCACCGGAACGCCACCGGAACGCCACCGGAACGCCACCGGAACACCACCGGAACGCCACCGGAAAACCACCGGAACGCCACCAGAACGCAACCGGAAAACCACCGGAACACCACCGGAAAGCCACCGGAAAACCACCGGAACGCCACCGGAAACCACCGGAACGCCACCGGAAACCACCGGAACACAACCGTAAACCACCGGAACGCCACCGGAAAACCACCGGAAAACCACCGGAACGCCACCGGAAAGCCACCGGAACACCACCGGAACGCCACCGGAACACCACCGGAAACCACCGGAACGCCACCGGAAAACCACCGGAACGCAACCGGAAAACCACCGGAACACCACCGGAAAGCCACCGGAAAACCACCGGAACGCCACCGGAAACCACCGGAACACCACCGGAAACCACCGGAACGCCACCGGAAAACCACCGGAACGCCACCGGAAAGCCACCGGAACACCACCGGAAACCACCGGAAACCACCGGAACGCCACCGGAACACCACCGGAAAGCCACCGGAAAACCACCGGAACGCCACCGGAAACCACCGGAACACCACCGGAACGCCACCGGAAAACCACCGGAACGCCACCGGAAAGCCACCGGAACACCACCGGAAACCACCGGAACGCCACCGGAAAACCACCGGAACACCACCGGAACACCACCGGAACGCCACCGGAACGCCACCGGAACGCCACCGGAACGCCACCGGAACGCCACCGGAACACCACCGGAACGCCACCGGAAAACCACCGGAACGCCACCAGAACGCAACCGGAAAACCACCGGAACACCACCGGAAAGCCACCGGAAAACCACCGGAACGCCACCGGAAACCACCGGAACGCCACCGGAAACCACCGGAACACAACCGTAAACCACCGGAACGCCACCGGAAAACCACCGGAAAACCACCGGAACGCCACCGGAAAGCCACCGGAACACCACCGGAACGCCACCGGAACACCACCGGAAACCACCGGAACGCCACCGGAAAACCACCGGAACGCCACCAGAAAGCCACCGGAACACCACCGGAAAGCCACCGGAAAACCACCGGAACGCCACCAGAAAGCCACCGGAACACCACCGGAACGCCACCGGAAAGCCACCGGAACACCACCGGAACGCCACCGGAAAGCCACCGGAACACCACCGGAAACCACCGGAACGCCACCGGAAAACCACCGGAACGCCACCAGAAAGCCACCGGAACACCACCGGAAAACCACCGGAACACCACCGGAAAGCCACCGGAACACCACCGGAACACCACCGGAAACCACCGGAACACCACCGGAAACCACCGGAACACCACCGGAACACCACCGGAAACCACCGGAACGCCACCGGAAAACCACCGGAACGCCACCAGAAAGCCACCGGAACACCACCGGAAAACCACCGGAAACCACCGGAACACCACCGGAAACCACCGGAACACCACCGGAAACCACCGGAACACCACCGGAAACCACCGGAACGCCACCAGAAAGCCACCGGAACACCACCGGAACGCCACGCGTGAAGTGAGTGTTGAGAGACTGAGG GACCGCAACCATGTGCAG TTTTGTCCCGCGGTGAGGGACCCTCAGCTGTCGCTCTCCGTCAGCTCCGCCTTCAGCTCCGCCCCGTGA